CCAGTGTATTCTCCAGTGCCTGGTACATCAGGATTCTGTAAGTAATCTTCAGAATCGAACCAACCACTGAAATAACTGGCGCGTCCGAGCACTCCCCACGCATCCGTTATGGATTGAGCAATAGTCAGGCTGCCGCGGTGTTCGGGTAGATTCTCTTGCAGTTCCCTGATTCGATGATCGTCCAGCGTGTCTGGATTGTGATCGGTAACCGTGGTGTTCGTGAAGTTATACACAGCAATGGCATTTCCGTTGGGTATTGGTGCTGTAACAACAAAGTCAATACCATTGGTTGTGGTACTGAAGTCGTTGATAAAGAACTGGAATGTTTCCAGATTCGCTGCACTGGTTACACCTGCGGCGATGAGCTGCGTCTTCTGGGCATCAGTCAATGTAAAGTGTTGTGACACCGATAACCGGTTTTTCAGCCGAACATCAAAAAAGTCCACCGTGAAATTTACGCCCAAAATATCA
The DNA window shown above is from Candidatus Poribacteria bacterium and carries:
- a CDS encoding TonB-dependent receptor, with amino-acid sequence VTETMRLRGSYSTGFRAPTPGQQNTFNITTEYDFAKGDLVNKGTIPSTNPAVGVVTGEEDNSLDPETSNNFTGGFTVDILGVNFTVDFFDVRLKNRLSVSQHFTLTDAQKTQLIAAGVTSAANLETFQFFINDFSTTTNGIDFVVTAPIPNGNAIAVYNFTNTTVTDHNPDTLDDHRIRELQENLPEHRGSLTIAQSITDAWGVLGRASYFSGWFDSEDYLQNPDVPGTGEYTGRVIFDLETTYTVGGGLALTLGGRNILNTYPDENPNGAGSVGNKYGQFSPFGFDGAYWYAKVGYGF